The following proteins come from a genomic window of Oncorhynchus gorbuscha isolate QuinsamMale2020 ecotype Even-year unplaced genomic scaffold, OgorEven_v1.0 Un_scaffold_646, whole genome shotgun sequence:
- the stk16 gene encoding serine/threonine-protein kinase 16 isoform X2, with the protein MGQTLCICSRGSITIDNKRYYFIQKLDEGGFSYVDLVEGVQDGRFYALKRILCHDREGRQEAQTEVEMHRLFSHPNILGLAGHTFIERGGKSEAWILLPYVQKGSLWSVLEKLRDKGSFMPERRILKVLHGICSGLKAMHDRGYAHRDLKPTNVLLEEDDRPLLMDLGSMNRSRMEVKGTREAMTVQDWAAQRCTISYRAPELFNVESHCVIDDRTDIWSLGCVLYSMMFLEGPYDMVFQKGDSVALAVQNPVTIPQPCSYSGSFSVYIFAILVVYFFSSYSGSFSVYS; encoded by the exons ATGGGTCAGACCCTGTGTATCTGTTCCCGTGGCTCCATCACCATTGACAACAAAAGATACTACTTCATCCAGAAACTAGATGAAGG AGGGTTCAGCTATGTGGACCTGGTGGAGGGGGTGCAGGACGGGCGTTTCTACGCCCTGAAGAGGATCCTGTGCCATGACCGGGAGGGTCGCCAAGAGGCTCAGACGGAGGTGGAGATGCACCGTCTCTTCAGCCACCCCAACATCCTGGGCCTGGCAGGGCACACCTTCATAGAGAGGGGGGGCAAGAGTGAGGCCTGGATACTGCTGCCCTACGTTCAG AAGGGCAGTCTGTGGTCAGTGTTAGAGAAGCTGAGGGACAAGGGCAGCTTCATGCCAGAGAGACGCATCCTGAAGGTCCTACATGGCATCTGTTCTGGACTGAAGGCCATGCATGACAGAGGCTACGCACACAG agatcTGAAGCCTACCAATGTACTCCTAGAGGAGGATGACAGGCCGCTGCTGATGGACCTGGGTTCTATGAACCGCTCCAGGATGGAGGTCAAGGGGACCAGGGAGGCCATGACAGTACAGGACTGGGCAGCTCAGAGGTGTACTATATCGTACCGCGCCCCTGAGCTCTTTAACGTGGAGAGCCACTGTGTCATCGATGACCGTACAGACATCTGG tctctggGCTGTGTACTGTACAGCATGATGTTCCTGGAGGGGCCATATGACATGGTGTTCCAGAAGGGAGACAGTGTGGCCCTtgctgtccagaacccagttacCATCCCTCAGCCATGCAG TTACTCTGGAAGTTTCTCAGTATATATATTTGCTATTCTAGTAGTTTATTTTTTCTCCAGTTATTCTGGTAGTTTctcagtatacagttga
- the LOC124019681 gene encoding tubulin alpha chain-like: protein MRECISVHVGQAGVQMGNTCWELYCLEHGIQPDGTMPNNKAVGSTDDSFTTFFSATGIGKYVPRAIFVDLEPTVIDEVRTGTYRQLFHPEQLISGKEDAANNYARGHYTIGKEIIDQVLDRIRKLADQCTGLQGFLVFHSFGGGTGSGFTSLLMERLSVDFGKKSKLEFAIYPAPQVSTAVVEPYNSILTTHTTLEHSDCAFMVDNEAIYDICRRNLDIERPSYTNLNRLISQIVSSITASLRFDGALNVDLTEFQTNLVPYPRIHFPLATYAPVISAEKAYHEQLSVAEITNSCFEPANQMVKCDPRHGKYMACCLLYRGDVVPKDVNVAIGNIKTKRSIQFVDWCPTGFKVGINYQPPTVVPGGDLAKVQRAVCMLSNTTAIAEAWARLDHKFDLMYAKRAFVHWYVGEGMEEGEFSEAREDMAALEKDYEEVGIDSFEEDEEGEEY, encoded by the exons CGTGAGTGTATCTCTGTGCATGTGGGTCAGGCTGGAGTCCAGATGGGCAACACCTGTTGGGAGCTGTACTGCCTGGAGCATGGGATCCAGCCGGACGGCACCATGCCTAACAACAAGGCGGTCGGTAGCACTGACGACTCCTTCACTACGTTCTTCAGCGCCACGGGCATCGGGAAATACGTGCCCCGCGCCATCTTTGTAGACCTGGAGCCCACTGTCATTG ATGAGGTGCGGACAGGTACCTACCGCCAGCTGTTTCACCCCGAGCAGCTGATCTCAGGGAAGGAGGACGCAGCTAATAACTATGCCCGTGGCCACTATACTATCGGCAAGGAGATCATCGACCAAGTGCTGGACAGGATCCGTAAACTG GCTGATCAGTGTACGGGGCTCCAAGGTTTCTTGGTCTTCCACAGCTTCGGAGGAGGTACCGGTTCTGGTTTCACCTCCCTGCTCATGGAGCGTCTCTCAGTCGACTTCGGGAAGAAGTCCAAGCTGGAGTTTGCCATATACCCTGCTCCCCAGGTGTCCACAGCTGTGGTGGAGCCCTACAACTCCATCCTGACCACCCACACCACCCTAGAGCACTCTGACTGTGCCTTCATGGTTGACAATGAGGCCATCTACGACATCTGCCGTAGAAACCTGGACATTGAGCGCCCTTCTTACACCAACCTCAACAGGCTCATCAGCCAGATTGTCTCCTCGATCACCGCCTCTCTCCGCTTCGATGGTGCCCTTAACGTGGACCTGACAGAGTTCCAGACCAACCTGGTGCCTTACCCCCGCATCCACTTCCCCCTGGCCACCTATGCCCCTGTCATCTCAGCCGAGAAGGCCTACCACGAGCAGCTCTCTGTGGCTGAGATCACCAACTCCTGTTTCGAGCCCGCcaaccagatggtgaagtgtgaccCTCGCCACGGTAAGTACATGGCGTGCTGCCTGCTGTACCGCGGAGACGTGGTGCCCAAGGATGTCAACGTGGCCATCGGCAACATCAAGACAAAGCGAAGCATCCAGTTCGTGGACTGGTGCCCTACAGGTTTCAAAGTGGGCATCAACTACCAGCCACCCACTGTGGTGCCAGGGGGTGACCTGGCCAAGGTCCAGAGAGCTGTGTGCATGTTGAGCAACACCACAGCAATCGCTGAGGCCTGGGCGCGTCTCGACCACAAGTTTGACCTGATGTATGCCAAGCGGGCATTCGTGCACTGGTACGTGGGTGAgggcatggaggagggagagttcTCTGAGGCCAGGGAAGACATGGCTGCCCTGGAGAAGGACTATGAAGAGGTCGGAATCGACTCATttgaggaggacgaggagggagaggagtattAG